From the Candidatus Omnitrophota bacterium genome, the window GCAATTGAGAATTTTGAATTCTACTTTTAACCTGCGTCAATAAATCAAGATAGTTGTTCTTTTTTATTTGCATATTATTTCTCCGTCAAGCCCCTTATATAAATGTTAAATAGCAGCGTCCCCATTTCCCTCACCATTATCTGACTCAAATCTTATACCGTGGGGTTCTAATAACTTAATATAAAATTCAATAACAGAATCCAAGACTTCTGAAAATTGAAACATGGCAGGCTTGATGAAATTTATCAAATCATCAACAGAATATTCTGGTTTATCTCCGGAGCCCCCAAATAATACCATACTCTTTCCTGTCTTTGATTTTTCCCATCTATTTTTACGCTTGTAAACAATTCCTAATTCTTTTATTAGCGGCGGTTGATCGTGCACCCAGTCGTTTCTATACTCAATCGTCTTACTCCATTCTGTAGAATTAACAAGTGTAGATATTGCTTTTGTTATAGTGTGTGTTGCTTTCTCTTTCAAAAGAAAATGTCCAACCGTTGATTGTTGGCTTGTTGTCTTTTTCCTATAGGGTTTAAGTTCAGAATCATTAATTTCTAACATCATAATTATACCATTGGCAAGATGTTCTCCGGCTGAGTAAAGGCGCAGGGCAGCATCATCAGAATAAAATCGAGTAAAATAAGCTGCTGCTATTTTGTTAGGTGGCTTTTTCTTTTCTAAATACCAGCGCTTATGTGCAAATACTTCGTGTAAAGCATAATTAGTTTCACCCAATGTCTTTACGGCATCTTGTAAACAAACAGATGCAATAGGAATATTACTTTTCGAAGAAAAACCCGATGAAATAAAATCTGGGGAAAAACTCCTTGCAATGTCTTGCAAATCACTTGGTTGAAGTACCTCTTTTGATATTTTTTCTAATTCCAAAGCAGAAAGCAAGCCCCTACTCATAATGTTTTAGCAATATAGTCTTTTTTCTCTTTCCAAATGCGTTTTTGTATTTGCTTTTGAAAACACTTATCGCATACATTAATCTGCTTTCCATCCACTGTGTTTACAACTTTTGATGTTTCCGCAGAACATATTGAGCAACTATTAGTGATGGGACATCCTGTATAAATAACCACCAGTGGTTTATTTAGTTTCAATTTACAAATAGCAGATACTATCCAAGTATATGCATTTTTACAAAATTGTCGTCCATCTGCGGATAAAGAAATAGCTACAACAATTGCCAGAACTGCCACAAATAGCGTCGCTATTCCTATTATCATCATTTATTGACTTCCTCTATAATTTTGATTTCGACGGGGGTGAGGTCGTAGAGGTCGTAAACCAACTGGTCGATTTGGTGGTCGGTGGCGTCAATTTGTCGCTGGATTACAGTTTTATCGGGAGAAGTTTTTGTTTCTGCCAACTGCTTATGTAGTTCAAGCATATGTGTAACTAACTCTACAATTTTATTATGTCGAGCTACATCTAATGAGTTATTAAAGTCTATAACGCGGATAGGGAACTTAGATATATAATTCGGTGTCAACCTAAAAGCATTTCCTTGTAATGCCGTACTTGTATGTGTAATAAAAAACCAAAATATTTTTGAATTAAAAACACCTAGAAAATAAAGTTCATTATGTTCTCTGACTTTACTGTTAAAAATAATGCTGTGTATTGCGGGCCCATGAAAAAATGCCCCCTGCAAATCAATGTTAATTCTATTTTTTACCAGAATATCTGGTACTAAAATTCTTGGATTACTGTATTCATTTAAGCTCCTTGCAGCGGAATATTTGTAAAAATCGCTTGAAGAAGTGATAATTTTTCGTTTAATTAAAATATCTTTAACAGCCAATAGATATTCATATGCTAATGGATATAATTCTTGTAATTGCTTAGGGGGGATTAACTGATATTTATCATCAACCAATTGATATGGCAAAAGCAAAACCCAGTTACTGCGCAAAACATCATATCGTTTAATATCTGACCCGAACAGAAAAGGTTTCACTGCTTTTAATTCTAATGTAATTTCCCTCCCCAGTATTTGAGAAAAACATTTTATAACGTTACCCGTCTCTGTAACTTTCAGTAGATATATTTTATCATTACCGGTTGAAGACCCTTTGAATATTTTCAATGTTATATCCTTTAATTTCATAGGAACTTTACTAATCCTTTTTAAAACACTATGAACTTCCGGTGAATAGAAATTCCAAACATCCGGGATAAGGGCATCGCTGCTTACTGATAAAAATTTATTCCTATCAAATAGTCGCTGTTTAATATTACTGCCTAACTCATATGTAATGTTTCGGAAAGAATTATTGGGACAGTTTTCAAGAAATAATAAACAAGTATATGTTGTTGCCTTTTCAAATATTTGATTTGTGGAAAAATTTACTATTTCATAAATAGCTTTACGGTCACTAATGAATTTCCTGATTTTTTGCCCATAGTCTGCTTGAAAACATTTATGTGGCAATATCATGCCGTACAACCCTTGTTTCCTAAGCAGCATAAAACCTTTCTCGATAAATACTATGTAAATATCATAATTTCCTTGGCCTGCACTTATGAATTTTTGACGATAATACTCCAATTCAGGAACTTGCATAGTTTGAAGTCGTATGTACGGGGGATTGCCGATGACGGCGTCAAAGCCGGGGTTTGGGCCGGTGAGGATTTCGGGGAATTCCGCTTTCCAGTCAAAGACATTTATGCGGTAGCGTTCTTTCTCGTCGAGTAAATCCATCTGCTGATTCTCGTAGAAGTCGGGGCCAATCAGAGAGTTGCCGCACTTAATGTTGCTGCCGAGGTCGGGGAGGATTCTTTCGTGAAAGAGGTGCATCTGCGATTCGCCCTCTAAAACTTTCAGGAGCAGAGAGAGCTTCGTCACCTCAACCGCCTGGTCGTCAATATCAACGCCGTAGATGTTGTTGAGGAGGATTCTCTTTTTCTCGTAAAGGGTGAGACGCCAGTCGCCGCCCGCGCCCTGATAAATTGCGGAATGAGGTTTTTTAGACTTCGCTCCTCCCTTCGGCGGAACAGTTATGTGGGGGATTTTCTTTGTTTTCTTCAGGACATCCTGATACTGCTGAAGATGCCAGTTTAACAGATACTGATACGCTCCTATGAGAAATGAGCCGGAGCCGCAGGCGGGGTCAAGGATTTTAAGCTTTGACGCCTGAGCGGGCGTCTTATCCTCAAGGAGTTTGCCGACGGTATTTTTTACGATGTAATCAACGATGTATGTGGGCGTGTAATAAACGCCTCCGGCTTTCCTGACTTCCGGTTTTTCTTCTATGACTGCGCGGTGCGAATCGGTCAGGCGTATTACTTTGCCGAGGAACTGCTCATAAACATGGCCGAGAATGTCGGCGGGTAAAACCGAAAATTCGTAGGGGCTGTCGGGATAATAAAGATTTTTTAAGATTGATTTGAGCGGCGCGTCGTCCAGTTTTATTGTGAGGGTGAGCTCGTCAGGATGAGTTGAAATATCTTTCTCTTTCTTGAAATGAAAAATGCCGGAGTTGTATCTTTCGTCGGCCTTCAAAAACAATTCGCATAACTTTTCATACACATTGTTTTTGTCGCCTATTTCCCGGAGAGCTCCCGCGGATTCCAGCCCCCTGTCCTCGCTTATCCGCAGAAAGATTATCCTGTCTATTATCTTCTGCACGGAGAAATTGACCGCCCTCTGGCTGAGAGAGGGATTACGGATAGCGATGTTCTTGGCAAGGTTCTCCCGCCATGACTCTATCTCTTTGAGAAAAGCGGAATCCACCTCGGCGGTGCCGCTCTTTTTCTTTCCCGATTCAATATATTTGTCAAAAGAACCTTTGAGGATAGCGTCACGGGAAAAAATAGAAGATATTTCCTCCCATTTGGCGGCGTAATCTTTGTAATTGAAATAAAGGATCCGCGCTGTTGAGGCTTTATCCGTTTTTACGGGTTTAAACCGGCAGTCATAGACGGCGAATTCCTCAAAGTCGGTGAGAATTGAAAGAGGGAGTTTTGCCGACCAGGCGTATCTCCTTAATTGATAGGATGGATTGATGTCGTCTTTGATATTGACCGACGGCTTTTTTGCTTCAAGAAAGAATTTTCTCGTGCCGCCTATACGGAAGCAGTAATCCGGCGCTTTTGTCGTTCCCCCGATTTTTATGGCGTCTTCGTGAATGACATCTTTGTAGGCTTCCGCCCAGCCCTGAACATTATCAACATCCCAGCCGAGGGCTTTGAAAAAAGGGTTTATGAATTCCTGTCTTACCTGAGTTTCGTTGTATTTGGCGGATTTGTAAGCGTCTATATTGTCTTCAAAACGCTCAATCAGTTTGATAATTTCTTCAGGAGCTTTCATACAGTTTGATTATAAAATATTCCGCTCAATTTAGCCAATGACAAGAAAAGATAAAAAAAGGGGAGACAGGTCAAGGTCAAGAGTTATTTTTCAAGGAAAAATGCCCCTTTCTCTTTTTTTAACACCGTTAGACGAGGCTGCAGTATGAACATTTCATATTATCCTTTCCTCCGCGGAGTAAACGTTCATTCTCCCGCCGCGGACAAATCCCGCGAGAGTCAAATCCCACTCTCTTGCAAGCTTCACCGCCTGGTCAGTCGGCGCTCCTCTTGAAACGATAACAGAGACGCCCGTTCTCCTTATTTTAAACATTATCTCGCTGGACAATCTCCCTGAAGTGAGCATGATCATATTCTCAAAATCCAGGTTCTTTATCAGAGCTTCGCCTATTATCTTATCAAGCGCGTTATGACGGCCGATGTCTTCTTTGAAAACGGCGATTCCCTTCCCTGGGCTGAAACCCGCGCTGTGGACCCCTCCTGTTTTTTTGAATACGGCAGATTTTTTTTCAAACAGTTTCATCAGACTCATTATCTTTACGGCGGAGATATAAAAATCCTTCTTTAATTTTTTGCGCGGGATTTTATCCAGCATATTGTAAAATATAATCCCCCTGCCGCAGCCGGATGAATAGATCCTTTTAAACAACATATCTCCGCCGGCAATTTTCTTTTTCAGTTTGACATATGCCGTGCTGTTGTTCCCGTCAATTACAATTTTTCCGATATCCCCGACAGCTCTTATTATGCCGGATGAATAAAGGAATCCGATACTCAACTCCTTAATATCAGACGGGCTGCACAGGAGCGTGACAAGCTCACTGCCGTCAAGGTCGATCGTCAGAGGCTGTTCGTCAGCGACAATGTCCTTGATTTTTGTCCTGCCCGTTCCGGTTATTCTCAGTATTTCAGTTTCCAT encodes:
- a CDS encoding N-6 DNA methylase; translated protein: MKAPEEIIKLIERFEDNIDAYKSAKYNETQVRQEFINPFFKALGWDVDNVQGWAEAYKDVIHEDAIKIGGTTKAPDYCFRIGGTRKFFLEAKKPSVNIKDDINPSYQLRRYAWSAKLPLSILTDFEEFAVYDCRFKPVKTDKASTARILYFNYKDYAAKWEEISSIFSRDAILKGSFDKYIESGKKKSGTAEVDSAFLKEIESWRENLAKNIAIRNPSLSQRAVNFSVQKIIDRIIFLRISEDRGLESAGALREIGDKNNVYEKLCELFLKADERYNSGIFHFKKEKDISTHPDELTLTIKLDDAPLKSILKNLYYPDSPYEFSVLPADILGHVYEQFLGKVIRLTDSHRAVIEEKPEVRKAGGVYYTPTYIVDYIVKNTVGKLLEDKTPAQASKLKILDPACGSGSFLIGAYQYLLNWHLQQYQDVLKKTKKIPHITVPPKGGAKSKKPHSAIYQGAGGDWRLTLYEKKRILLNNIYGVDIDDQAVEVTKLSLLLKVLEGESQMHLFHERILPDLGSNIKCGNSLIGPDFYENQQMDLLDEKERYRINVFDWKAEFPEILTGPNPGFDAVIGNPPYIRLQTMQVPELEYYRQKFISAGQGNYDIYIVFIEKGFMLLRKQGLYGMILPHKCFQADYGQKIRKFISDRKAIYEIVNFSTNQIFEKATTYTCLLFLENCPNNSFRNITYELGSNIKQRLFDRNKFLSVSSDALIPDVWNFYSPEVHSVLKRISKVPMKLKDITLKIFKGSSTGNDKIYLLKVTETGNVIKCFSQILGREITLELKAVKPFLFGSDIKRYDVLRSNWVLLLPYQLVDDKYQLIPPKQLQELYPLAYEYLLAVKDILIKRKIITSSSDFYKYSAARSLNEYSNPRILVPDILVKNRINIDLQGAFFHGPAIHSIIFNSKVREHNELYFLGVFNSKIFWFFITHTSTALQGNAFRLTPNYISKFPIRVIDFNNSLDVARHNKIVELVTHMLELHKQLAETKTSPDKTVIQRQIDATDHQIDQLVYDLYDLTPVEIKIIEEVNK
- the fdhD gene encoding formate dehydrogenase accessory sulfurtransferase FdhD, which translates into the protein METEILRITGTGRTKIKDIVADEQPLTIDLDGSELVTLLCSPSDIKELSIGFLYSSGIIRAVGDIGKIVIDGNNSTAYVKLKKKIAGGDMLFKRIYSSGCGRGIIFYNMLDKIPRKKLKKDFYISAVKIMSLMKLFEKKSAVFKKTGGVHSAGFSPGKGIAVFKEDIGRHNALDKIIGEALIKNLDFENMIMLTSGRLSSEIMFKIRRTGVSVIVSRGAPTDQAVKLAREWDLTLAGFVRGGRMNVYSAEERII